Proteins from one Mycolicibacter virginiensis genomic window:
- a CDS encoding potassium channel family protein yields the protein MRVVVMGCGRVGASLADGLSRIGHEVAIIDRDSTAFNRLSPEFNGERVLGMGFDRDVLLRAGIEEAAAFAAVSSGDNSNIIAARLARETFGVSRVVARIYDAKRAAVYERLGIPTIATVPWTTDRLLDALTRESETTKWRDPTGTVAVAEVVLHEDWIGRPVTDLEAATNARVAFLIRFGTGILPEPKTVIQASDQVYIVAVSGRVAEAIAIAALPPSEDLDK from the coding sequence GTGCGGGTAGTTGTGATGGGTTGCGGCCGGGTGGGAGCCTCGCTCGCCGACGGGCTGTCCCGGATCGGCCACGAGGTCGCCATCATCGACCGAGACAGCACCGCGTTCAACCGGCTCAGCCCGGAGTTCAACGGCGAACGAGTGCTCGGTATGGGCTTCGACCGCGACGTCCTGCTGCGAGCCGGCATCGAGGAAGCCGCCGCGTTCGCCGCGGTGTCCTCCGGCGATAACTCCAACATCATCGCGGCCCGGCTGGCCCGGGAGACGTTCGGCGTCTCGCGGGTGGTCGCCCGTATCTATGACGCCAAGCGGGCCGCGGTCTACGAGCGCCTGGGCATCCCGACCATCGCCACCGTGCCGTGGACCACCGATCGGCTGCTCGACGCGCTGACCCGGGAAAGCGAGACCACCAAGTGGCGTGACCCCACCGGCACCGTCGCCGTCGCCGAGGTCGTCCTGCACGAGGACTGGATCGGTCGCCCCGTCACCGACCTGGAAGCCGCCACCAACGCCCGAGTGGCGTTCTTGATCCGATTCGGAACCGGCATCCTGCCCGAGCCCAAGACGGTGATTCAGGCCAGCGACCAGGTGTACATCGTGGCGGTGTCGGGCCGGGTCGCCGAAGCGATCGCCATCGCCGCGTTGCCGCCCAGCGAGGACCTGGACAAATGA
- a CDS encoding potassium channel family protein — protein sequence MKVVVAGAGAVGRSIARELLDSDHQVTLIERNPDHVDTEDIADAQWHLGDACELSLLESVHLESFDVVIAATGDDKANVVLSLLAKTEFAVPRVVARVNDPRNEWLFTDAWGVDVAVSTPRMLASLVEEAVAVGDLVRLMEFRKGQANLLEITLPDDTPWGGKPVRKLALPRDAALVTILRGTRVIVPQDDEPLEGGDELLFVASSGVETELRALLLPAH from the coding sequence ATGAAAGTAGTCGTAGCCGGCGCCGGCGCGGTCGGACGATCGATTGCGCGCGAGCTGCTCGACAGCGATCACCAGGTGACATTGATCGAGCGCAACCCCGATCACGTCGACACCGAGGACATCGCCGACGCGCAGTGGCACCTCGGCGACGCCTGCGAGCTCAGTCTGCTGGAGTCGGTGCACCTGGAGTCCTTCGATGTGGTGATCGCCGCGACCGGCGACGACAAAGCCAACGTGGTGCTGTCCTTGCTCGCCAAGACCGAGTTCGCGGTACCGCGGGTGGTGGCCCGCGTCAACGATCCCCGCAACGAGTGGCTGTTCACCGACGCCTGGGGCGTGGACGTCGCAGTGTCCACGCCGCGCATGCTGGCCTCGCTGGTCGAGGAGGCCGTCGCGGTCGGAGACCTGGTGCGGCTCATGGAGTTCCGCAAGGGGCAGGCCAACCTGCTGGAGATCACGCTGCCCGACGACACCCCGTGGGGTGGCAAGCCGGTGCGCAAACTGGCACTACCGCGTGACGCCGCGCTGGTGACGATCCTGCGCGGGACACGGGTGATCGTGCCGCAGGACGACGAGCCGCTCGAGGGCGGCGACGAGCTGCTCTTCGTCGCATCCAGCGGCGTCGAGACCGAACTGCGCGCGCTGCTGCTACCGGCCCACTGA
- a CDS encoding DUF3159 domain-containing protein, which translates to MSEEYSVEGAQGPQRLLEQIGGLAGVIYSSLPIVVFVPASNLFGLRVAVLSALGVAAAVLVWRLIRKQSSQPAISGFFGVAVCALIAYLMGDSKGYFLLGIWTSLVWAVVFAASMVIRRPVVGYIWSWASGQPQTWRELRSAVYAYDLATLTWALVFGSRFVVQRLLYNADQTGWLGVTRIAMGWPLTAVAAVVTYLAVKYVQRALDERPTAGEAEPEPRSVGR; encoded by the coding sequence ATGAGCGAGGAATACAGCGTCGAGGGCGCTCAGGGGCCGCAGCGGCTCCTGGAGCAGATCGGCGGGTTGGCCGGAGTCATCTACTCCTCGCTGCCGATCGTGGTGTTCGTGCCGGCCTCCAATCTCTTTGGACTGCGCGTCGCGGTCCTATCGGCGTTGGGCGTGGCGGCGGCGGTGCTGGTGTGGCGCCTGATCCGCAAGCAGTCCAGTCAACCGGCCATCTCCGGCTTCTTCGGGGTCGCCGTCTGCGCCCTGATCGCGTATCTGATGGGTGACTCCAAGGGCTATTTCCTGCTCGGAATCTGGACGTCGCTGGTGTGGGCGGTGGTGTTTGCCGCATCGATGGTGATCCGCCGCCCGGTTGTCGGCTACATCTGGTCGTGGGCCAGCGGCCAGCCCCAGACCTGGCGTGAGCTGCGGTCGGCGGTCTACGCCTACGATCTTGCGACGCTGACCTGGGCGCTGGTGTTCGGCTCCCGCTTCGTGGTCCAGCGACTGCTCTACAACGCCGATCAGACCGGCTGGCTGGGCGTGACGCGCATCGCCATGGGTTGGCCGCTGACCGCGGTGGCGGCGGTGGTCACCTACCTGGCGGTCAAATACGTGCAGCGCGCGCTGGATGAGCGGCCCACCGCGGGTGAGGCCGAGCCCGAACCGCGCTCAGTGGGCCGGTAG
- a CDS encoding OB-fold nucleic acid binding domain-containing protein codes for MAAPKGYLRRLTRRLTEDPELRDVEELSDEALNTGAQRAIDCQRGQEVTMVGVLRSVEANAKGCVGGVRAELFDGTDTVTLVWLGQRRIPGIDSGRTLRVHGRLGKLESGCKAIYNPHYEIQQ; via the coding sequence ATGGCTGCTCCGAAAGGGTACCTGCGCCGGCTGACTCGGCGATTGACGGAAGATCCCGAGCTGCGTGACGTCGAAGAGTTGTCCGATGAGGCGCTCAACACCGGCGCGCAGCGCGCGATCGACTGCCAACGCGGCCAAGAGGTCACCATGGTCGGGGTACTGCGCAGCGTCGAAGCCAACGCCAAGGGCTGCGTGGGCGGCGTCCGCGCCGAGCTCTTCGACGGCACCGACACGGTGACGCTGGTATGGCTGGGGCAGCGACGCATCCCCGGCATCGACTCCGGCCGCACCCTGCGGGTGCACGGCCGGCTGGGCAAACTCGAAAGCGGCTGCAAGGCCATCTACAACCCCCACTACGAAATCCAGCAGTGA
- a CDS encoding alpha/beta fold hydrolase — protein sequence MFLRGVTAVLLPGTGSDDDYIRRAFCAPLQQVGAELVTHRPQPGRLIEGYLEALEAAAIRSGPILAGGVSIGAAVATAWALRHPERVVGVLAALPAWTGSPDDAPAAHAARYSAGQLRKDGLAAVVAQMRASSPTWLGDELTRSWTAQWPQLPDALEEAAAYVAPTEAELATLTVPMGVTAAVDDAVHPLQTATEWAATAPRAALCTVTLDQIGADPTALGTACVNALRIAAG from the coding sequence ATGTTTCTGCGCGGCGTGACGGCCGTCCTGCTGCCGGGGACCGGATCCGACGACGACTACATTCGCCGGGCCTTCTGCGCTCCGTTGCAGCAGGTGGGTGCCGAATTGGTCACTCATCGCCCGCAGCCCGGCCGCCTCATCGAGGGCTATCTGGAGGCGCTGGAGGCGGCGGCCATCCGGTCCGGCCCGATCCTCGCCGGCGGGGTCTCGATCGGCGCGGCGGTGGCCACGGCGTGGGCACTGCGCCATCCCGAGCGAGTGGTCGGAGTGCTGGCCGCGCTGCCGGCCTGGACCGGCTCCCCTGATGACGCCCCGGCAGCCCACGCCGCGCGCTACAGCGCCGGGCAGTTGCGCAAGGACGGTCTGGCAGCGGTCGTGGCCCAGATGCGGGCATCGAGCCCGACCTGGCTCGGCGACGAGCTGACCCGGTCGTGGACCGCGCAGTGGCCGCAGCTGCCCGACGCCCTGGAAGAGGCGGCGGCCTATGTTGCGCCGACAGAGGCCGAGCTGGCGACTCTGACCGTGCCGATGGGCGTGACCGCGGCCGTCGACGACGCGGTTCATCCACTGCAGACGGCCACCGAATGGGCCGCCACCGCCCCGCGCGCGGCGCTGTGCACCGTCACCCTGGACCAGATCGGCGCCGACCCGACCGCCTTGGGCACCGCCTGCGTGAACGCGTTGAGGATCGCTGCGGGCTAA
- a CDS encoding DUF3710 domain-containing protein, with protein MAFGRGKGKGEADEPTSAGPEASGAADEFVSDSEELEGPFDIEDFDDPAAATTARLDLGSVLVPMPAGAQVQVELSEAGVPSAVWLVTPNGRFNIAAYAAPKSPGLWREVAGELAEALRRDNAMVSIVDGPWGREVLGSATGAVRFIGVDGYRWMVRCVINGRPETMDVLAQQAREALADTVVRRGDTPLPVRTPLPVRLPEPMAEQLRAAAAQQAAAQQAAAEQAAAQQAAALQQSAMFGGGGDVPPAPAARRSVEGSAMQQLRTITGG; from the coding sequence ATGGCATTCGGTAGGGGTAAAGGCAAGGGCGAGGCGGACGAGCCGACGAGCGCCGGGCCGGAAGCCTCCGGAGCAGCGGACGAGTTCGTATCCGATTCGGAGGAGCTGGAGGGCCCCTTCGACATCGAAGATTTCGACGACCCGGCAGCGGCGACGACGGCCCGACTCGACCTGGGTTCGGTGCTGGTGCCGATGCCCGCGGGTGCTCAGGTCCAGGTCGAGCTGAGCGAGGCGGGCGTCCCCAGTGCGGTGTGGCTGGTGACGCCCAACGGCCGGTTCAACATCGCTGCCTACGCGGCGCCCAAGTCCCCGGGTCTGTGGCGCGAGGTGGCCGGTGAGCTGGCCGAGGCGCTGCGCAGGGACAACGCGATGGTCAGCATCGTCGATGGGCCGTGGGGCCGGGAGGTGCTCGGTTCGGCGACCGGCGCCGTGCGGTTCATCGGTGTCGACGGTTACCGCTGGATGGTGCGCTGCGTGATCAACGGCCGGCCAGAGACCATGGACGTGCTCGCCCAGCAGGCGCGAGAGGCGCTGGCGGACACGGTCGTCCGGCGCGGCGACACTCCACTGCCGGTGCGCACCCCGTTGCCGGTGCGGCTGCCCGAGCCGATGGCCGAGCAGTTACGCGCTGCCGCGGCGCAGCAGGCAGCGGCGCAGCAGGCAGCGGCCGAGCAGGCCGCAGCCCAGCAGGCGGCCGCGCTGCAGCAGTCCGCCATGTTCGGTGGAGGCGGCGACGTACCGCCCGCGCCGGCCGCACGCCGCAGCGTGGAGGGATCCGCGATGCAGCAGTTGCGCACTATCACCGGCGGTTAG
- the dut gene encoding dUTP diphosphatase, translating into MSPSLAVVRLDPDLPLPSRAHAGDAGVDLYSAVDVELGPGQRALVPTGIAVAIPFGMVGLIHPRSGLAARVGLSIVNSPGTVDAGYRGEIKVSLINLDPATPIVIHRGDRIAQLLVQRVELPELIEVTSFDEAGLEPTTRGSGGHGSSGGHASL; encoded by the coding sequence GTGTCACCCAGTCTTGCGGTTGTTCGCCTGGATCCGGATCTTCCACTGCCGAGCCGTGCTCACGCCGGCGATGCCGGCGTCGACCTCTACAGCGCGGTCGATGTCGAGTTGGGTCCAGGTCAACGTGCCCTGGTACCTACCGGGATCGCGGTGGCAATTCCCTTCGGCATGGTCGGTCTCATCCACCCCCGGTCGGGTTTGGCTGCGCGGGTAGGTCTTTCGATCGTCAACAGTCCCGGCACCGTCGACGCGGGCTATCGTGGTGAGATAAAGGTCTCGTTGATCAACCTGGACCCGGCGACGCCGATCGTGATCCACCGCGGCGACCGGATCGCCCAGCTGCTGGTGCAGCGGGTCGAGCTTCCGGAACTGATCGAGGTGACCTCGTTCGACGAGGCCGGGCTGGAACCGACGACCCGTGGTTCCGGTGGACACGGGTCCTCCGGTGGGCACGCGAGCCTGTGA
- a CDS encoding DUF3093 domain-containing protein has product MSGSRLNHRASQTVRYSEQLWVPWWWWPLGFLGNGLMAYEVRLGLRTLPGWLPFAVFFAITVGALLWLGRIKVRVVESGGETQLWAGDAHLPATAIARCAEVPRSAKSAALGRQLDPAAYVVHRGWVGPMVLVVLDDPDDPTPYWLVSCRNPQRVLAALQA; this is encoded by the coding sequence ATGTCGGGATCGCGCCTGAACCATCGGGCATCGCAAACAGTGCGCTACAGCGAACAGCTGTGGGTGCCGTGGTGGTGGTGGCCACTGGGGTTCTTGGGTAACGGCCTGATGGCCTACGAAGTCCGCTTGGGCCTGCGCACTCTGCCCGGCTGGCTGCCGTTCGCGGTGTTCTTCGCGATCACCGTCGGCGCCCTGCTGTGGCTGGGACGCATCAAGGTGCGAGTCGTCGAAAGCGGCGGGGAAACGCAGCTGTGGGCCGGCGACGCGCACCTGCCCGCAACGGCGATCGCACGCTGCGCCGAGGTCCCGCGATCGGCCAAGTCTGCAGCGCTAGGCCGTCAGCTCGATCCGGCGGCATATGTCGTCCACCGTGGCTGGGTGGGGCCCATGGTCTTGGTCGTGCTCGACGATCCCGACGACCCGACACCGTACTGGCTGGTCAGCTGCCGCAATCCGCAGCGGGTACTGGCGGCGTTGCAGGCCTAG
- a CDS encoding DUF4193 domain-containing protein has protein sequence MATDYDAPRRTETDDVSEDSLEELKARRNEAQSAVVDVDESESAESFELPGADLSGEELSVRVVPKQADEFTCSSCFLVQHRSRLASEKNGVMICTDCAA, from the coding sequence ATGGCTACCGATTACGACGCCCCGCGGCGCACCGAGACCGACGACGTTTCCGAGGATTCGTTGGAGGAACTCAAGGCGCGGCGTAACGAGGCGCAGTCCGCTGTGGTCGACGTCGACGAGTCCGAATCGGCCGAGTCGTTCGAGCTGCCGGGCGCCGACCTGTCCGGTGAAGAGCTGTCGGTGCGTGTCGTGCCGAAGCAGGCCGACGAGTTCACCTGCTCGAGCTGTTTCCTGGTTCAGCACCGCAGCCGTCTGGCCAGCGAGAAGAACGGTGTGATGATCTGCACCGACTGCGCGGCCTGA
- the cei gene encoding envelope integrity protein Cei, with the protein MVAQITTGSEFDKHGRPFRRRNNRPAAYALAALALLTAVAWGVALTRPADVHEVAVCNAPPAPTEPAQPRLGTQVPRAAMISTTPAKLADIKARVLNASGRAGQAADVADALRDDGFAQPTAANDPIYAEDRLDCQGQIRFGPAGQAAAAALWLVAPCTELFRDDRPDDSVDLAVGSDFVSLSHSDDIEAALAGLRPDATGLPDPALLTKIHSGTC; encoded by the coding sequence GTGGTCGCGCAAATCACTACCGGTTCCGAGTTCGACAAACACGGTCGGCCGTTCCGGCGACGCAACAACCGACCGGCCGCCTACGCCTTGGCCGCTCTGGCATTACTGACCGCCGTGGCATGGGGCGTAGCACTCACCCGGCCGGCCGACGTCCATGAAGTCGCGGTGTGCAATGCCCCGCCGGCGCCGACCGAGCCCGCCCAGCCGCGGCTGGGCACTCAGGTGCCGCGTGCCGCGATGATCAGCACCACCCCGGCCAAACTGGCCGACATCAAAGCCCGCGTCCTCAACGCCAGCGGCCGAGCCGGACAGGCCGCCGATGTCGCCGACGCACTGCGCGACGACGGCTTCGCGCAGCCGACCGCCGCCAACGACCCCATCTACGCCGAGGACCGGCTGGACTGCCAGGGCCAGATCCGCTTCGGCCCGGCGGGCCAAGCCGCGGCGGCAGCACTGTGGTTGGTGGCGCCGTGCACGGAACTGTTCCGCGACGACCGCCCCGACGACTCGGTGGATCTGGCGGTCGGCAGCGACTTCGTCAGCCTCTCCCACAGCGATGACATCGAGGCCGCGCTGGCCGGACTGCGTCCAGACGCCACCGGATTGCCCGACCCCGCACTGCTGACCAAGATTCATTCCGGCACCTGCTGA
- the ppgK gene encoding polyphosphate--glucose phosphotransferase, translating to MTGTDPVPSPIEDRPIAGARRQRRGFGVDVGGSGIKGGVVDLDTGALIGERFKLPTPSPATPVLVAQTVAAVVRDFGWTGPLGVTYPGVVVNGVVQTAANVDKSWIGLNAQETIAAELDGQEIVILNDADAAGLAEERFGAGKNNSGVVVLLTFGTGIGSAVIHNGKLLPNTELGHIEVGGKEAEHRAAASVKERKNWSMEKWAKQVTMVLMAIEDALCPDLIIVGGGISRKADRWVPLLGNRTPVVAATLQNTAGIVGAAMASSADVTR from the coding sequence ATGACCGGCACCGACCCTGTCCCCTCCCCGATCGAGGACCGTCCGATCGCCGGTGCACGGCGGCAGCGACGGGGCTTCGGCGTCGACGTGGGCGGCAGCGGCATCAAGGGCGGCGTCGTCGATCTGGACACCGGCGCGCTGATCGGTGAGCGGTTCAAGCTGCCCACGCCCAGCCCCGCCACACCGGTCTTGGTCGCCCAGACCGTCGCCGCGGTGGTCCGGGACTTCGGATGGACCGGCCCACTGGGGGTCACCTATCCAGGCGTGGTGGTCAACGGTGTTGTGCAGACTGCCGCCAACGTCGACAAGTCCTGGATCGGGCTGAACGCGCAGGAGACGATCGCCGCCGAACTCGACGGCCAGGAGATCGTCATCCTCAACGACGCCGACGCCGCCGGGCTGGCCGAGGAGCGGTTCGGCGCAGGCAAGAACAACAGCGGCGTGGTCGTGTTGCTCACCTTCGGAACCGGGATCGGCTCGGCGGTGATCCACAACGGAAAGCTGCTGCCCAACACCGAACTCGGGCATATCGAGGTGGGCGGCAAAGAAGCCGAACACCGGGCCGCCGCGTCGGTCAAGGAGCGCAAAAACTGGTCCATGGAGAAATGGGCCAAGCAGGTGACCATGGTGCTGATGGCGATCGAGGACGCGCTCTGCCCGGACCTGATCATCGTCGGGGGCGGAATCAGCCGTAAAGCCGACCGGTGGGTGCCACTGCTGGGCAACCGGACCCCGGTGGTCGCCGCGACACTGCAGAACACCGCGGGGATTGTCGGGGCCGCGATGGCGTCATCGGCCGACGTGACCCGCTGA
- a CDS encoding RNA polymerase sigma factor: MAASKAQPATEEPKKGSAAKAPAKAAVKSPAKAPAKRTAAKATKAAPAKKATKSTARGAAADGAAKPAARSTRGPAKKAAKATKAGAKNTDADLAPEDLDTDVELDGEPGDEDIDDADVAIDDLEDGDGDDAAPGPAAVAAGSAGDEEDDEIAEPSEKDKASGDFVWDEEESEALRQARKDAELTASADSVRAYLKQIGKVALLNAEEEVELAKRIEAGLFATQKMAEHTEKGEKLAVAYRRDMAWICRDGDRAKNHLLEANLRLVVSLAKRYTGRGMAFLDLIQEGNLGLIRAVEKFDYTKGYKFSTYATWWIRQAITRAMADQARTIRIPVHMVEVINKLGRIQRELLQDLGREPTPEELAREMDITPEKVLEIQQYAREPISLDQTIGDEGDSQLGDFIEDSEAVVAVDAVSFTLLQDQLQSVLETLSEREAGVVRLRFGLTDGQPRTLDEIGQVYGVTRERIRQIESKTMSKLRHPSRSQVLRDYLD, from the coding sequence GTGGCAGCGAGCAAGGCACAGCCGGCGACTGAGGAGCCCAAGAAGGGCAGTGCCGCCAAGGCACCCGCCAAAGCCGCCGTGAAGTCGCCTGCGAAGGCTCCCGCCAAGCGGACCGCGGCCAAGGCCACCAAGGCAGCGCCCGCCAAGAAGGCCACCAAGTCCACGGCGCGTGGCGCCGCCGCAGACGGCGCAGCCAAGCCCGCGGCCCGGTCGACCCGGGGCCCGGCGAAGAAGGCCGCCAAGGCCACCAAGGCCGGCGCGAAGAACACCGACGCCGACTTGGCACCCGAGGATCTCGACACCGATGTAGAGCTGGACGGCGAGCCCGGTGACGAGGACATCGACGACGCCGACGTGGCCATCGACGATCTCGAGGATGGCGACGGCGACGACGCCGCACCGGGTCCCGCCGCCGTCGCCGCCGGTAGTGCGGGCGACGAAGAAGACGACGAGATCGCCGAGCCCAGCGAGAAGGACAAGGCGTCCGGCGACTTCGTCTGGGACGAAGAGGAATCCGAGGCGCTGCGGCAGGCCCGTAAGGACGCCGAACTCACCGCCTCGGCCGACTCGGTGCGGGCCTACCTCAAGCAGATCGGCAAGGTCGCGCTGCTCAACGCCGAAGAGGAAGTCGAGCTGGCCAAGCGGATCGAGGCCGGTCTGTTCGCCACCCAGAAGATGGCCGAGCACACCGAAAAGGGCGAGAAGCTCGCGGTCGCCTACCGGCGTGACATGGCGTGGATCTGTCGCGACGGCGACCGCGCCAAGAACCACCTGCTCGAGGCCAACCTGCGACTGGTGGTGTCGCTGGCCAAGCGTTACACCGGCCGCGGGATGGCGTTCCTGGACCTGATCCAGGAGGGCAACCTCGGCCTGATCCGCGCCGTGGAGAAGTTCGACTACACCAAGGGCTACAAGTTCTCCACCTACGCCACCTGGTGGATCCGCCAGGCCATCACCCGCGCCATGGCCGACCAGGCACGCACCATCCGTATCCCGGTGCACATGGTCGAGGTGATCAACAAGCTCGGCCGCATCCAGCGTGAGCTGCTGCAGGACCTGGGTCGCGAGCCCACCCCCGAGGAACTGGCCCGGGAGATGGACATCACCCCGGAGAAGGTGCTGGAGATCCAGCAGTACGCCCGCGAGCCCATCTCGCTGGACCAGACCATCGGCGACGAGGGCGACTCCCAGCTCGGCGACTTCATCGAGGACAGTGAAGCCGTCGTAGCCGTCGATGCCGTGTCGTTCACCTTGCTGCAAGACCAGCTGCAGTCGGTGCTCGAGACGCTCTCCGAGCGTGAGGCCGGCGTGGTGCGGCTGCGGTTCGGCCTCACCGACGGCCAGCCGCGCACCCTCGACGAGATCGGCCAGGTCTACGGCGTCACCCGCGAACGCATTCGTCAGATCGAGTCGAAGACGATGTCGAAACTCCGGCACCCCAGCCGGTCCCAAGTCCTGCGCGACTACCTCGACTAG
- a CDS encoding methyltransferase encodes MARTPPAAVLSAINAFRGGLQWLRQATVPAPVAIMELGFGGWLTQALSAAVRLGIADALSAGPLTADEVANRVGTDPRATYRLMRALASHSVLKLRRDGRFALTRTGRALVSDNPAGVGPMLAFIGHPAHREHWSNLEHSVRTGETAVSKVRGMSFFSYTDTNPELARVFNDAMTGASAMAIESAVPAYDFSASKLIVDVGGGHGALLAAVLRQTPDARGVLFDLPQVVAGAGATVADVASRCDLHGGSFFESVPAGGDTYLLKTVIHDWDDEQSLAILRNVRAAIAPGGKVLLFEMVLPEGAPAHLGLVLDLEMLVAAGGQERTRREYSELLSQTGFELQRVIPTTSPLAIIEARAV; translated from the coding sequence ATGGCCAGAACTCCCCCGGCGGCGGTACTCAGTGCCATCAACGCGTTTCGCGGTGGCCTGCAGTGGCTGCGCCAGGCCACCGTCCCCGCCCCCGTGGCCATCATGGAGCTCGGGTTCGGCGGCTGGCTCACCCAGGCGCTCAGTGCCGCGGTGCGCTTGGGAATCGCCGACGCGCTCAGTGCCGGTCCGCTGACCGCCGACGAGGTCGCCAACCGAGTGGGCACCGACCCGCGCGCCACCTATCGGCTCATGCGCGCCCTCGCCAGCCACTCGGTGCTCAAGTTGCGCCGCGATGGCCGCTTCGCCTTGACCCGTACCGGACGAGCACTGGTCTCCGACAACCCGGCCGGCGTCGGCCCGATGCTCGCGTTCATCGGCCACCCGGCGCACCGGGAACACTGGTCGAACCTGGAGCACTCCGTACGGACGGGTGAAACCGCCGTCAGCAAGGTTCGCGGAATGTCGTTCTTTTCCTACACCGACACCAACCCTGAGCTGGCGCGGGTCTTCAACGATGCCATGACCGGCGCTTCCGCTATGGCAATCGAAAGCGCTGTTCCCGCATATGATTTCAGCGCCAGTAAGCTGATCGTGGATGTGGGCGGCGGCCACGGCGCACTACTGGCCGCGGTGCTGCGTCAGACGCCGGATGCTCGCGGCGTGCTGTTCGACCTGCCGCAGGTGGTCGCTGGCGCGGGCGCGACGGTGGCGGACGTAGCGTCACGCTGTGATCTGCACGGTGGGTCCTTCTTCGAGTCAGTCCCCGCCGGCGGCGACACCTATCTACTCAAGACCGTCATCCACGACTGGGACGACGAGCAGTCGTTGGCGATTCTGCGCAATGTCCGGGCCGCCATCGCGCCCGGCGGCAAGGTGCTGCTGTTCGAAATGGTGTTGCCCGAGGGCGCGCCTGCCCACCTCGGGCTGGTTCTCGACCTGGAGATGCTGGTTGCCGCCGGTGGACAGGAACGCACGCGGCGCGAGTACTCCGAGTTGCTGTCCCAGACGGGATTCGAGTTGCAGCGCGTGATTCCGACCACCAGCCCCCTGGCGATCATCGAGGCCCGAGCGGTCTAG
- a CDS encoding DUF952 domain-containing protein: MTRSPIPSDALVHLCSAGDWARAQASGELRPESLDTVGFVHMSTPQQVHLPANRLYRGCTDLVLLQVDPARVGAPVRWEPGVPSDPAAMLFPHLYGPLPVEAVIGVSDYRPGPDGVFAPAD, translated from the coding sequence ATGACACGATCGCCGATCCCGTCCGACGCGCTGGTGCACCTGTGCAGTGCCGGCGACTGGGCGCGCGCGCAGGCGTCCGGGGAGCTGCGTCCGGAGTCGTTGGACACCGTGGGATTCGTGCACATGTCAACCCCGCAACAGGTGCACCTGCCCGCGAACCGGCTGTATCGGGGCTGCACGGATCTGGTGTTGCTGCAGGTGGATCCGGCTAGGGTCGGCGCGCCGGTGCGCTGGGAGCCGGGCGTACCGAGCGATCCGGCGGCCATGCTGTTCCCGCACCTGTACGGGCCGTTGCCCGTTGAGGCGGTGATCGGTGTCAGTGATTATCGGCCGGGCCCGGACGGTGTGTTCGCTCCGGCCGATTGA
- a CDS encoding DUF7455 domain-containing protein: MNATLTSPELTRADRCDRCGAAARVRATLPSGAELLFCQHHANEHEAKLIELAAVIQVSAATEA, encoded by the coding sequence ATGAACGCGACTCTGACCAGTCCTGAACTCACTCGGGCTGATCGATGCGACCGGTGCGGAGCCGCCGCACGGGTACGAGCCACGCTGCCCTCCGGTGCCGAACTTCTTTTCTGCCAGCACCACGCCAACGAGCACGAAGCCAAGCTGATCGAGCTGGCCGCCGTGATTCAGGTCAGCGCGGCGACTGAGGCGTAA